caattaacaacggtctatgggggtcgtgagtaTAAGGATTTGCTACAAAACAAGCGTCGATGCAACTTATACTCTGTTTGaaggtaaaatgtttttgaagtCGTCATTTGGTAATTCGCTAAcggcgttattttgcatggtcatcggtttatgttttcttgcGAGTAATACCACACGACAAACTCAACTGTATATATCGTGTTTCGACATGGTGTCTGCGCAGCGTCGATGGTGTAACGGTTAGCATTGGTGCCTTCCAAGCACTAGTTCCGGGTTCGACTCCCGGTCGACGCAGttacttttatacaaaatgaaacttttattcTTCATTCAAACACACTACAACTTACAGATAAAAAAGAACGCTCATTCTTTACAGCAATTTAgacatttaacataaaatagcaccgcattttacaaaatatgtacATTTTCGCTCGAAAAACGATTGAAAGTTTACGTTTTTATTGTCTTTTTCAGACTTTTTCATTCAAAACTTTTGGATCTTCGTGTTTTCTTGCGCTCTGTCGTGCCATTCTGCAAAGTTGTAAGTTGGCGGCTATTGCAATAATGCAAGCGGCCATCAGCAAGCCAAATGTAATGTACAGCGCTAGTTGAGCCTGTCCAGAAGATAGTCTAAATCCCAAAAAACTGACGAAAATCAAATCAGTCGACTGCTCGAGTTGTGCGGCgcaatttttgctttttttaccaatacaTGTTGcatatctgtaaaaaaaacatttttatatatgcgTGTATAGCTGTAAAGTACGCGCAGTTACCGAGTGTCAAAACTACTCATACCGGTTTCAATACCTTTGCTGCTAATATTCGTGAATACGTGGTCAACAGTCTAAAGGATACATGCTTAAACTAGGAGGTCTtcattggtttatttaaattcgcAGGCAAAATAACCTacacagttacatacatggtaacttgaagcgaacacgaggtgtatgaaacaaaacaaccgtgttatgACGACCGCGACTGCCCCGTCACGCAAGTATAAACCAACGTACATGCCCCAAACAActacaatttaattaaaataagcCCAAATACCTTACAACACTGGCAGGCAAAATGGTCTACgaagttatatacatggtaacttaagcgaacacgaggtgtatgaaacagaacaaccgcgGCATAAAAACGACTGCatttgccccgccatgcaagtatgaccaatttaatttaaataaaataggcCTAAATACCTTATAACATGTGCAATGTAAGACTGTTCATGAACTCCTTCAAATAAATGAGCCATTGGTCCACGAGCCATTATAACCACATCTTCTCCACCGTGAGTTTCAGATGGTAACGGTACAGCACTTTGTTGTTTATAACCTGGGTCgtctaaaaagtaaaaaaaaaattagcttctaatttttggtatataaatgaatgaatgtaacttactttatccttgcgtggcaggaaaacgacagtcgttaaacaccggtgttctgtttcacaccttgtgccagcttacgagttaccacgtatgttactttgttggtttattttctatgtatattgttttattttatttttttctgtatggccgTCAATTTGGAcgacccattagtaaccataGGGTTGGCGCAACTTCTTTTAAGGTGTTGTCAGCGACGAACCCATCAATAGCCTATGGTTACAATCAGGCGCGCTATAACCACTGTACCGTATACGTCTTACACAGacattctaaataaaaaagttacctgTCGTAATGAGCGTAATGTTTTCCCTTTCACAAGAGCCAGCACCATTCAAAGTGCTATGTCCTGGACCGTTACCATACAGAAGTGTGGTGAATGGTTTGCCATCATCGACGAGCTTTGGATTATTAACGTTTGGAGCGGCGCCTGTGGAAATGAGAAAATATAgcgttgggaaagatgggacaccttcagcacataatatctaaatatcctgatcgtgttttaaacaattaaaaacggtctacaGAAGTCCTTAGGATACgagtttataattctttgaatgttctttgtttactaccaaatgggacgagaaaatagaatgaaaaggtgtcccatcttcccacaccctaatatatgttatattataaataccgAAAATAGGATTCCCTCTATGACTATAGCCACCAATAGTAAAAACATGGCTGTGATCCGCCGTCACAATGatcattgtttcgtcatcTGACGTCATCTCAACTGCGGCTTCAATTGCGTCATCAAGCGCTACGAGATCATGGAGCGCAAGATAAGCCTTTCCTGCATGGTGACCGTggtctaaaaacaaattattattgtttagtttaaaaggtgaggtaaaatgggacaataatTAATTCCCTTATAATAGtctggggtaatatgggacaatatctattgtttttgtaaaaagtttgggGTTAGAtggttaataataaaaagtagtgtggggtaatatgggatacaTTATACCTAATGCTTTAATAGTAGAATGAGAACAGacggttttattttctttccttaacccatttggtagtaaacaaagcatattcaaagtattatataACCGTTAACTGTTAGCCCAGTAAGAATATGTTTCTACTACTTTAGAAAATCAATTTAACAAACCAATTTTTCCGCCCTCTactaaaagaataaaaccCTGATCGTTCTTTTTGAGCATTCGTATAGCCTTTGTGGTCATATCTTTCAGAGAAGGCTCTCCAGCGCCGTCTTGCGCCCGGTGCGCTTCATAGTTCATGTGTGACGGTTCAAAAAGACCTGCATTAAAGGAATGTAATTTGGTTTATCCCCGCAGAGCCAGAAAacgatagtcattataacacgggtgctctgtttcatacaccttgtgcccattTACAAGAAAAGaattcattcttttttatcgccccattgatagtaaacaaataacactaatagaattatataaccgtagccacGCGACTCTAAAATGTCGTGGTTATTTGCATACGTTAAATCAAatctatatagtactgtagggtaaggtgagtcacctttagcacataatatcaaaatatcctgatcgtgttttaaacaattaacaacggtatatgagagtcgtaagaatacggttttataaatcgttaaattttctttgttttctaccaaatgagacgagaaaatagaataaaaagctgtcccatctttccccaccctactatattacagtTAAATGATTACCTAGCAGAGAATCTGTCTTCGCAACATCAACTTGATCAAACTGTTCTTTGTTCCAAACGTATGCTGAATTCCGGTCGCTTTGCTTTGCTTTCCAAACCTCGATTAAGTCTTGTCCATCTAATCTTAAGTTAGCTCTGTCTGTATATTCGACGTCAAATGTTGTGTTCGGTTTAAAGTATTGCCGTCCGCCACCAAGTACAACCTGTATAGATTTAGGTTATTTAGTTACTTTTAGTTAAATATAGCTTGCACAAAAGTTTAAGGAGGgaataaatttatgtaatttacttATCCTCTAGTATGaccgaaaacgacagtcgttataatacagatgttctgtttcctatatacacttcgtgctcacttacgagttatcagGTATGTGActctgtgggtgattgttttttctgtaaggctaacaatttagacaattcatgaatgtaacttactttatcctcgtgtggccgaaaaacgacagtcgttataacacaggtgttcatacacctcttgccagcttacgagttaccatgtatgtaactttgtatatgATCATTTTTTTgggtttttttgtttttatatatagctgataatttggacaagccattagtggccactgggttgaagcaattgccgttaagagTCTTgcacaaagacacatacgtccacaacggtagcagcgacgagccttgaacccaggaATATGGCCGCTAACCGATTGTGCCATGACGCTGGACTTTTAGCCTTCTTACCGTAAATTGGTCGCTTTTATCAATAAACTGTTGAGCAATGTCTTTGCACCCATTTTCTTTTGCTTCTGCAGTCATTTCAGCGTCGCTGTACCATAATCGGTCTGGTGAATTAGCATACGCAGCAGCAGGCGTGGCATGGTTTATTGTTGTCGTAGTTACGATGCCAGCAGACATACCTTGagtaaaaagtttcaaaaattaaacatctacaaagtaacatacatggtacatcgtaagctggcacaaagtacagtagggtggggaaagataggacactttttaactctgttttcttgtccaattcgtttgtaaacaaagaacattcaaagaattataaaactatatcctcacgactcctatataccgttgttaattgtttaaaacacaatcagaatatttggatattaagtggtTAAGGTCtgccatctccccccaccctactacatatgaacatccgtgttataacgactgtcgttttccatttacgcgagaataaagtaagttacaatcattcatttattccttaataaattaaactaactttcttatcctggcatggcggggAACGACAGTCGTCGTTTTAACGtttcctgtttcatacacctcgtgaacGCTTAAAAATGACTACATATTTAACTCTGCATATGCGGATATATTTTAGCTAAAAATTAGACGGGCAATTAAACTGTTCGAAAAATTGATGAAATTGCCGACTATCTAATTaatgtttccaaaaaaatttCGTTTAAATgcttatataactgtattaaaaccaaaatatgaAAGAAATGTTTGCTGAAGTATTATATACAGTGCGCCAGGAAAATATGCTTATGTTAGCACACAGAACTCGATGTTAATAGTATTGAACTGTATTAAACATGAATGCGTGCACTTCAAACGCAAAGCGTAAATAAGTTCGCGATTGCGTTTTGAGCTGTATACTGAAAGTAGTTTTTAACAGCCTGCTAATGACTTTAATTACAGCTAGGCAAACTTTAGCAGGCTATTGCTATTTTTATTGcacaatattaattaaatCGGATATACAAAgatttgcacataatatcctgatcgtgttttaaacagttaacatcGGTCTACGAGAGTT
The DNA window shown above is from Ciona intestinalis unplaced genomic scaffold, KH HT000075.2, whole genome shotgun sequence and carries:
- the ciap gene encoding endoderm-specific alkaline phosphatase precursor (The RefSeq protein has 7 substitutions compared to this genomic sequence), with protein sequence MLDMMFHQGLLLLCASVAVIGQDLTEKSAAYWEQVSEAELLETLQYQKLNIKKAKNVIIFIGDGMGVTTVTAGRILKGQNSGASGEETKLAMDKLPYTGVSRTYSVNRQVSDSASTATAFLTGVKTNDYVLGLNGNSVKGICAGSINESNLLTSVLLEAKMAGMSAGIVTTTTINHATPAAAYANSPDRLWYSDAEMTAEAKENGCKDIAQQFIDKSDQFTVVLGGGRQYFKPNTTFDVEYTDRANLRLDGQDLIEVWKAKQSDRNSAYVWNKEQFDQVDVAKTDSLLGLFEPSHMNYEAHRAQDGAGEPSLKDMTSKAIRMLKKNDQGFILLVEGGKIDHGHHAGKAYLALHDLVALDDAIEAAVEMTSDDETMIIVTADHSHVFTIGGYSHRGNPIFGAAPNVNNPKLVDDGKPFTTLLYGNGPGHSTLNGVGSCERENITLIATDDPNYKQQSAVPLPSETHGGEDVVIMARGPMAHLFEGVHEQSYIAHIIRYATCIGKKSKNCAAQLEQSTDLIFVSFLGFRLSSGQAQLALYITFGLLMAACIIAIAANLQLCRMARQSARKHEDPKVLNEKV
- the ciap gene encoding endoderm-specific alkaline phosphatase isoform X1, whose translation is MLDIMFHQGLLLLCVSVAVIGQDLTEKSAAYWEQVSEAELLETLQYQKLNIKKAKNVIIFIGDGMGVTTVTAGRILKGQNSGASGEETKLAMDKLPYTGVSRTYSVNRQVSDSASTATAFLTGVKTNDYVLGLNGNSVKGICAGSINESNLLTSVLLEAKMAGMSAGIVTTTTINHATPAAAYANSPDRLWYSDAEMTAEAKENGCKDIAQQFIDKSDQFTVVLGGGRQYFKPNTTFDVEYTDRANLRLDGQDLIEVWKAKQSDRNSAYVWNKEQFDQVDVAKTDSLLGLFEPSHMNYEAHRAQDGAGEPSLKDMTTKAIRMLKKNDQGFILLVEGGKIDHGHHAGKAYLALHDLVALDDAIEAAVEMTSDDETMIIVTADHSHVFTIGGYSHRGNPIFGAAPNVNNPKLVDDGKPFTTLLYGNGPGHSTLNGAGSCERENITLITTDDPGYKQQSAVPLPSETHGGEDVVIMARGPMAHLFEGVHEQSYIAHVIRYATCIGKKSKNCAAQLEQSTDLIFVSFLGFRLSSGQAQLALYITFGLLMAACIIAIAANLQLCRMARQSARKHEDPKVLNEKV